From Candidatus Amoebophilus asiaticus 5a2, the proteins below share one genomic window:
- a CDS encoding JAB domain-containing protein yields MGTHAARSSKRKKLNKSKGHFWVIALNNDNQILSLELVSMENSSNVVVKPDVLSIPLQKIAAGVILVHNHPFEEIKLSVQDTDLVDHLIQACKFMNTPVLDYIVSTENSYLGFKASGFLDLLETSKKYVPPYELKKQYSEQKQAELKKKDRIRS; encoded by the coding sequence ATAGGAACTCATGCAGCTCGTTCTAGCAAGAGAAAAAAACTAAATAAATCTAAAGGGCATTTTTGGGTTATTGCTTTGAATAACGATAACCAAATCCTTAGTTTAGAACTGGTATCAATGGAGAATTCAAGTAATGTGGTTGTAAAGCCGGACGTTCTCAGTATTCCTTTGCAAAAGATAGCTGCAGGAGTAATCTTAGTACATAATCATCCTTTCGAAGAGATAAAATTGTCTGTTCAGGATACAGATTTAGTAGATCACCTCATCCAAGCATGCAAATTCATGAATACCCCTGTCTTAGATTATATTGTTAGTACAGAAAACAGTTACTTAGGTTTTAAAGCTTCTGGCTTTTTAGATCTTTTAGAAACTAGCAAGAAATATGTACCTCCGTATGAGTTAAAAAAACAGTATTCCGAGCAAAAGCAAGCGGAGCTTAAAAAGAAAGACAGAATAAGATCGTAA